TATCATTGCCTTTAAGATGAAACCCTTTCTTCTTTTTCGCATTACCCAACAGCAATGAACCTTTTAACGAAAtccttatatttttcaaaataccaAAAGGGGTTACATTGATTTCTCCTTATTGTTTTATCAGGAAAGACACAATCAAAAAGACATGTCGTGGATGAGGAGGAGCCTGTTGCTTTTCAAGCAGTAGTCAGCGCAGATACTATCGAACATATTCAAATTCACGAGAAGATAGTATTCGATTCTGTCCGCCTTAACCTAGACAGGGATTACAACAGTGTCAATGGTGTCTTCGTCGCACCAAGGCCGGGAATCTACTTATTTTCTACTTCGGTTCTAACTGAGCCCAACTGTAGTCTCGATGTGAACATTGTTAAAAATGGCACTCCGCTTGCTGGGGCATTTGCTAACACTGAAGGGAAGTTATGGTACGACCAAGGATCGGTCACAGTTGCTGCAGAACTTAATGCCGGCGACGAGGTGTGGGTTGAGAATACCTGGCCTGCTGACGCAAAAGTACGTGGTCATGGCAGTCACACAAGCTTTTCTGGTGTTCTTGTAATGGGCATGTAAACCAATAAAAAGCTGTAATACAAAAAAGCTTCAACTAAGATTTTAAGTGCTAACCTTATTTCATGATTTTTCCGGTTCGGCACTATCTTATTGTATTAAAAGTTTCTTTCCTGACGTGAAATTTGCTAGTTCATAAACACAACGTATTCTTGTTATTTTATGACTTATGTATGGGGCACCGTTTAATCAttaattcactattttgtgaTATCATAATTGATGTATATGTCGTATAAGATATTTAATGTATTTGTGATATCCTAAAAAAATTCAAGACATCATGAAACGGtttattacatgattttttttataaatattagtTTATAATGTGTGCTGAAACAGatctttcatttatgttataacATTGTAGGTGTATGAATtacagatcaatataattgcacctttactaatcctacctggcAGGTATTACAACACCTGTTCATAAACTGACATTTTGATTcaaacaaaactgtattatcttcaTTATAATATAGTAAGTGATATGTAATTTTTATTACCGGCTGTGAAGTTTGAAGCAGTTCTTTAAAGATAAATCAGACACGTATGAATGAATtataatattgtgtctgaaatctttttcattttttttccatttcagttGTGCTTGAATGCActtgttatacgcccgaagggacgtattatgttatgacgctggtgtccgtctgtccgtcctgtctgtccgttagcaatttcatgtccgctctgtaactcttgaaccccttgaaggatttcaaggaaacttgacataaattttcaccacaccgagacgatgtgcagagtgcatgttttggatgtctcgcttcaaggtcaaggtcacacttaggagtcaaaggtcatatcagtttgtttcgtgtccgctctgtaactcttgaaccccttgaaggatttcaaagaaacttgacacaaatgttcaccacaccaagacgacgtgcagagcgcatgttccggatgacttgcttcaaggtcaaggtcacacttaggggtcaaaagtcatatcagtttgtttggtgtccgctctgtaactcttgaactgctggaaggatttcaaagaaacttggcagaaatgttcaccacactgagacgatgtgcagagcgcatgttccggatgactcgcttcaaggtcaaggtcacactaaagggtcaaaagtcatatatgactttgctttgtgtatattgctctgcattgcagtgctcctgtttttatttggcagatctcttttttgtacttacaattttttttgaattacttccctttatgttactataaatagcttattttgaaacttttttattattggccgtagggaaaaaccgagaccacttttctgtggtacaacatggatggtacttccaatttttaggtctatttttacatacctgtacctgataaggattttttgtagactttgaatattttttgtgggCTTAGATTTGTTtcttgaagttttccttttgttgttccagtcctttgggctacaacagtcaagttcttaagaTTTTgatcccatcctatgatgtaagccttcgggcgtatattgctccgcttggcggcgctcttgttgtcACTCTTTGTGGTCACAGCtttaaattcaatattaaaaacttcagttattgatataaagacaactttcataaatttcaaattttgtaaaatcatttttggttatttgaagcATTTAGAAATCTTCAATGTCTTTCTatcttttataacatattttaggTTCGCCTTTCGCCTTGGTTTTGAGCTTAAACACAGAGGGTCTTCCACTTTTTAAGATTAATATAAATGatttgacattcttggtgacattattaagaaaaaaaaaacttacagaaaatgaaAGGTTTGACCAAAAAGTataagtaatgtaaaaaaaaaaaccctttgctCTGTTACTGTTTTGGAAAGAAATCAAGTTCTTTTTTATTCTGTCACAAGTTTGCAATAATCATAAATGGTATGAAAACATTGATATAATCATCGACAAAAGCAACCACTGCTATGGTACCTTTCTCGTTTTAAACGACATATTGCCTTTTTAGACAGCACCCTGTCCTTTTTGAGCTTTCGAAATAACGCTTAAATTGATTTGGGGTGTATTTCGAACAATGATTATTTTTGTGGAAGAAAGAATACATTTGGAAGTATTTTAGTGTAACCATATCAACGAAACAGACCCGAGTATGTCCACAAAGCGGACTGAAGTACGTCCACTGGACCGAAGCATGTCCGTCAGGCGGACCGAAATATGTTCACTAGGCGAACAGAAATTTGTCTTTCAGACGAACAAAATTATATCCACAATGAGGACTGAAATATGTCCACCAGGGGGATTGAAGCATGTTCACCAGACGTACCGAGGTATATCCACAAGGAGAACCGAAGTATGTTTGCACGGCAGACCGAAGCATGTCTACCAGGCGGACAGAAATATGTCCTTTAGTTGTATGTCCGCAAGGTGGATCCAAGTATATCTATCAGGCGGACCAAAGTATGTCCACAAGGCGGACCGAAGAATGTCCACGGGGGGACCGAAGTATGTCCATTAAGCGAACCCAAGCAAGTCCATCAGGATGACCAATATGTCTACCAGAAGGACCGGAATATGTCACCAGGACGAGTTATGTCTACTAGAAGAACGAACCGAAGCTGTACTACCACCTAAACATGTCGGAAATAAAGTACTCACGCCGGGACTAGCTGGATGGGCCGATTGCGTTCCAAGCTAAACCAAGTCGGGCTATCAACCATCTTGGTCTAAATCTGGTGTTTATGTATTCTCAACATCATTAATGGCAGGTCATGGTAAAGACGTCGAAGCACAAATTATAAAGAATGGTGTATTTATCGCAGGAGCAATAGCACAAGGTATACATGAGAATGATCAAGGTTCTGTCACTGTAGTTTCACAGCTTGAGCGTGGAGACGAAGTTTGGGTAGAAAACACTTGGCCGGCAGATACAGCTATTAGAGGACATGGGTATTCAAGTTTCATGGGATGCCTTGTTGTCGAAATTTGAGTGTTactcattcattaaatattgcaTAGTATATACAGTTGTTTTGATCTAAGTTAAACTTCTCACTACTCCGACTGATATCTCAatgattatatataatttatgtctCCATTTCTCTAAACATTAAGAGTAGAAGTTTGGACATCTAAATTTATTAAACATACGTATACAGGATACAGAATACAAAAGTAATGTTATTTAAAGTCGGTAAATTGTATAGGACATCAAAAAGCGGTGTACCGCTGTGTCCAAACAGTTAGCAATGCCAGAGTCTTCTGAAGAATCTCAGCTTCTTACTAAAAATTAAACAGGTCTCATGTGTCAAAGAATTACTGGTGCTGCTAAAAGTATGCTACTATTTCAAAGCGGTTGGTGCCATCTGTTAGATACAAGAGTTGTTTGTTGCCCAAACGTTCTACAGTAATTGATTAGAAACTGTCTTAAATCTCAaggagttcgatcctcgggcggggcgtatgttctccgtgactatttgataaccgacattgtgtctgaaatcattaggcctccacctctgattcatgtggtgaagttggcagttacttgcggagaacaggtttgtactggtacagaatccaggaaagctggttaggttaacggcccgccgttacatgactgaaatactgttgaaaaatggcgttaaaccaaaaacaaacaaataaatctcAAGGTGATGGCGACTTTACAACCCCTGAGGTACTGACACAAAATACAATAAGGATCGTGCCCTAAACacggccaatcatcctatgaaaaaTTAATAGCCGTCAACCCAAAGTGCTACAAAGcagttttcagtttcaatgtcagtgagacgttgacctttgacttctaaaccTAAAAACATGTGTTTATATTGACCACAAGCAATAATtatatgaagttaaaaatcattAGGCACCTCCGTTCTTTAGTTATTAAGAGCAACATGTTTTCAATCTCGATATCAATGtcaccttgacctactgacacgTGGAATAtaagggatcatctactgaccactgaCAATTATcccatgattttttaaaatatcggGCCAAAGGGTTCTATAGATATTGAAAGGTAACAGTTTTCAGTCTcgatgtcactgtgaccttgacctttggcctaatgATCCCTAAAATAATAGGGACCATCAGCTGATCAATTATCCTACGAAGTTTGATGAATATTGGCTCAAAACTAATTTCACTCTtagtgttattgtgaccttgacctcttttATTTTTGAAGTTATCGCTGGATTTACTTTCCTTCATATTTTCTAGGACTTTTTTCAATAGCAGCTACAAATCTTACATTTTCAATGCAGCAAAATATAGAAGGACAAAGGTATTCACGAATATAGTCCATTAGCTATGTAATACtactatcaaatttcatgaaaaattctcttgtgtTTTCAAAGTTGTATCAAGATCCATTTCTTGTGACTTATGGACAAATCATATACATTTACACAACGTGTTATAAAATGCTCTAAAATCTCAGAATGTGCCCTTGACTTTTGGACTAGGggtatgaattttaaataatattttcttgctATGATGAATGTATAACTACTTGACCTGTGTGACATTGGCCTTTTAAGCATAGTCAAGTATGTGGCATGAAATCAAGATTATGTTAAATGTTTCTGCTGAGTTATCTGAAAATCCATTTATGCATGGCAAAAATGTTGGTCTAACAGGCAAGGGACATACCAAGTCAAACCTTATatccaaaactggttttcaaccagtaagaGATTGACAagtttatttttgtaagaaaCCTTTTTATCCATGCTGTAACTGTTTTAATTACCAACAACTATGAAATTTCTTGCTACCTGGCATAACATGTCTCAAAGTAGAAAATATTCAGTCTCAAATACTACTActgatttaaaataaagaaatacttaTTTCACTTGATATTTTATTGCAGACATACAAATGCACTCTGATTTACAAATAGTCTGATAAAGTTATCAAACATTTAATATATACTTTAATGGAATGTTGTTATAATACATACACACAACACTTACTATAGAAACAACATTCACTTTTAAACAAAGCTTcttgaataatttataacaattCTTTTGACTAGGTATATTTTACAGGTATCCTTCTGTCTAAATTTAGAAAGCACGTTAATAAAAAACTCAACTTTCAGTAGGAAACTTATAATCAAGGTAATGATAAAATAAGAGCTagaaattttcatgattttgaacCAAACAGCTACAATATTAATTTAGGAATCTTCTTCATAAAAAAGTTTGTTCTTTAGTATTTTTCCATAGCATCAAATATACAGTTACAAAATCTTGATTAATGTTCATAAAACTCCAAGGGAGAATTTAgtttttgtcattatttcatattttttttatcactgttagttaaatttaaaataataaactgtttacaaacatagcaaaaacgtatataaaagctattaatttatAATTCATACTATTAAACTTTCAGGAAAGTGTAAAAGGGGAGACAATAAATTAAAAATCACATCAGTTACTTGTAATGTATTCAGAGTGATGCATCTTTATAATgaatatttgcatttattatctttatataaaaattaaatgaacaaCATAAGCATACAATGATATTATGTATTGAAAACAATGGATTTCTGACATGTATCTGACAGTgatttttcatattataaataaatttcccATGAGCTAGTTCTTGTATTAGCATAGATTAGATATTTAGATTTTTTAGATTTAGTTGAGCAATAACAACAAATGTTTCCAAAGCTGACAAGTAAATGTGATATTTCTAAAATGTCGTAAACTTCTACTAAATTTTCTCAAGTGGTGGGACCAGTGCTGGGCATATTCCTGTGCTTTTGAAGTTCCTTGGAAAAACTTGaactttaaatgataaataaaataactctatGTGCACTGTTTGACTGAGAAAAGTTTATCAGAAAGGCTGTTTTCTGCAATGCATCAAAATAATGATGGCTCTAATTTACTTGATCTATGTCTTCAGTTTATGAAATGTAATTTTGTGAAGCTAGTTTTAGTATGTGTCCAGTTTATGTCTTATATGAAACACTAATTATGTTTCACAACCCATCCTATCTTTTCACTATAAAAGCTGAGCAGCTGACCCATTTCTGTTCCAAAGCAATAGATTTACATTCTACAAAAAGACAGAGCCTTGAAAAAACATATGATAAGTTGCTTTTTTTAGTTTCCACCAATGCCTTGATGTGTTAATCAAAACACCAAAAGAAAGTTCTGTGAAACTTTTGTTTCGTTTCTAGAGAATAATTCATAATGAAAATATGCTGAGCATTGGTTCTGCCACTCTACACATTCTATTGACATATCAAATAGATATTTTTCATGCCTATTTCACAAATGAATAAAACTGCCTCAAATTTAACTCACACAATCAAGTTTTTTCTCTAATTTTGAGCCAGTCCCTGCACAATTTTCTTTGCAAATAGTTATCACAATTGTCCTTATTTCCTGGTTACAATCTAAATTGTTCTATCTAACATGTTGCTACTCGGATTCCAACTGTTTATCTCATTTCATAATTTGCTCTTGAATTCATTCGATGTTGGATGAACGAAAATATGAAGAAAAGAACATAAATCCCAGCCGCTATAAAACAGTTCAGAGCAACttggtcatatttttcatgtacATAGGAAATCGTGAAGTTCTTTTTCTCCCATTCTTTTTCATCAAACGGAATGTCCTCAAAGAGTGCCGGGCTGTGAATTCGGAAAAATACTCCCATCAGAGCCTGAAAGTAAAGAATAATAGATACATTCTTGATTGTTGATGTGATGATAAATCAAACACAACCATGGTAAAGTCTGCAATAACAAACAGGTTTGACATAAATACCAGTGAGAGACCAACATGAGTTGACTATGAAGTTAAATTTTGCCACATGACGTTTATTTCATTAAAACCATGTAAAAGGTTCATTGTGATCATCTTAGTATctatttaagtgaaaataatcaaagccttTTTGTGGTGTATGTAGCACTACATGTAGTAAAGCACAGTAACGTGTTCATCTGTCTGAtgtttacatgtatatctaactgATTGAGCTAATGTCCCTGTGGTTTCCGGTATATTCCTGTGCAACTGAACTGTGTATTATCAGTCTATACCCCATGACAGATAATCCAATAAACAAATTTACTGGATAATTGCCTTCAAGTTTCAACAGGGAACTATATAAATGACTTTAAGAAATCACAACCAAGtgaaacaaaatttcaaacttctattctaacatgactcgatttgatttccagttaaacaaagaaggaaatgaagctctgtatattctgcgataaacaaccgTTGACGCGGACtagtaagagagcattatgacgtcaaattgccacatgatgtccgatacattactcctcgggtaaataaagtccagcataatatttattaaaatatgtcaataagcatgtcagaatgaaaacaatcaaggctttcttgtgatttatcgtctaatttacaatttgaggttcatcgttcagatgcttcagtattaaCCACGAGGGGTCAGCCCTCGTGGTtaaattcctacgcatctgaactctgaaccatggtaaattagactaTAAATCACTCGAAGTCCTTGATTATTTGCTAATTCATAATATTCACCCATTGAATTGGGCAATAAAAGCTTGAATGGGCTTCAAACCCTGATATGGCAATGTGACTAGCCTGTTAATCTACCAATTATATTTTGGCCAATACAGTAAAACTTTACTAAACTACACTAGTAGTgtaacataacaagagctgtcgcagTAGAAAGCACGCTTAACTATTTCGATGCCGGACAGTGAATTAGGGCACATCAAAGGAAGCTGGAGTTATCAATGGACTGTTTAATGACTTCAATGCGGACGACGACATTGGACAATAGTTAGTTTAATTCTTGAGTCAAATGTATTTAGcggaagtgtatcaaaacacagggccataaatcatgaaatatttctgcaagaCTATTGCACAATGTGTCCTATCGTGGCAAATAATGTGGAACACttctttcaagtttgaatcaaatccattaagtaataactgagacagtgCAAAACTGCatcacaactttaacctgaaactagatattgtttttcaacaaaaaagtATGTCTCCGACCACTAATTAAATATGCAGACATTgtaaatgccacaaattaagagCCTTTAAACTCCAGTTAAAATCACTGAAACATAACACTGCAATGAGATACACCTAATAGgattggcactgatcactcctgtcaAGTTTGGTGGAATTCTTACCAGTGGCATAGGAGAAGTAGCACACACATCATAGAATTTGACAAATTAAGTTTACTAACTCTGCTAAAAAtcacaagagggccataatggccctatatcgctcacctgttatcattgcacttaagtaCAAGAAGATCAAAAAATCagaatcaagatcaatcaaaagaattatgagaaaataaagttgaattttttaaaagttacttcaaataaaattattttcaaatcaggccagtagtttcatgcccaaAGGATAAAATCAtaggaggataggagcaaaattttgactgatgaagcccaaaggacaggaacaacaaagggaagaaattaaaaataaatctaagtcctcagaaaaaatatctaagtccaaaggacaggaacaacaaagggaagaaatttaaccaaaaagaaaataaaattcttacaaggtacagatatgtcaaaatacacctaaaaattggaggtaccatcctcgttgtaccacagaaaagtggtcttggtttttccctatggacaataataaaaagttactaaataagctatctatagtaatatataagggaagtaataaaaaaaaaaattattgtaagtaaacaaaaggatctgccaaataaaaacaagagcactgcaatacaatgcaaatgcagagcaataaatatgtacacacaaaacaaagccatatgacatttgacccctaagtgtgaccttgaccttgaggtgagccatc
This Mercenaria mercenaria strain notata chromosome 17, MADL_Memer_1, whole genome shotgun sequence DNA region includes the following protein-coding sequences:
- the LOC123535576 gene encoding cerebellin-1-like, with the translated sequence MAKGFVVSVVLLAFYEVITASVTSSESQILSMIKDLQQRVTIQEKAIHSLRSHIAKQDDVISSLQEQEQRQNDLISTLQKQLQLHDEHFSNSSDINIAVVNKLCEKSQLQKEHITKQHGQAKMIRDQEQQSDHLGKTQSKRHVVDEEEPVAFQAVVSADTIEHIQIHEKIVFDSVRLNLDRDYNSVNGVFVAPRPGIYLFSTSVLTEPNCSLDVNIVKNGTPLAGAFANTEGKLWYDQGSVTVAAELNAGDEVWVENTWPADAKVRGHGSHTSFSGVLVMGM